The genomic DNA ATGACAAGAATCAAGTATGGACTTATTAAATGAATATTAGGGTTGGAATGGGCTATTATACTAGGTTACAGTTAGATAAAAATAAAAGTTCAGGTAATTTTTATTTAATATAAATAGAGATAGAATAGTTTTCAAAAATAGTGCTTATGTTAAAACAAAGGTTGAAAATATGAAAAAAATTGTTATGATTTTTATTTTTGTAGCTATATTATTCAATATCTCTTTTTCAGAGTCTATCAAATACAATAATGAGAATGGAAAAAATAGTTCAATATATGTTAGAGAAATTGCATTATCTATAGCAGATCAATTTAATAAAGATAAAATCAGTGAGTATATAAAAAGTAAAACTTTAGTCATTTTATCTATAGTAAATGTAAATAACTATAGACAAGCATCAAATTTTGGAAGATATATTAGTGAAGATCTTATTCATGCTATGAAGATTAATGGTTTCAATATCTTAGATTATAAAGCAACTAACTCAATTATAATGAACAAAAAAGGAGAGTATCTTTTTTCACGTGATATAAAAAATCTTAAAAAAGAGAGAAATATTACTTATGCGCTATCTGGAACATATACAATTTATAAAGATAGTGTCACAATTAACTGTAGAATAATTGATATATCTTCTGGAGTTGTAGTGTCAACAGCACAAATCACTGTGCCAAAGATGATACTTAAAAAAATGGATTATTACTACTACAATTAATTTTGGAGTTTGAGAAGAGTTATAGGTAAAACCTCTTCTCAAAATTCTCATCTATATCTATAAGACCTTTTTGTTTAAGCTGATTTAAAACATCTTTATCACAAAGAACATCTCCTGGCCATTCTCTATTATAGCCGTCTAGCTCATTCTTATTTGTTGCATCAATCATAATAAATGGATCTACTCTAATGTCACGACCTGCATCTATATTGTTTGTTACACGCCAAACAAGCATATATGGATTTTCTATATCATTACACTCTTCATCAACAACAACAAGGATTTTAATATGAGAACTCAAGTTAGATATTTTGTCAAAAAGCTCTTTAACTGCCCTATTCTTTTTATATGCTATTACACAAACAGGATTTTTAGTATGTATTCCATACTGCTTAAGAGCTTTAACATCAGTATCAAATGAGCGTATCTTTTCTAAAAGTGCCGCATCATCAAGTAAATCATCTACACTACTTGATACTTCTGCTCCTGTACAATCACAACCTAGTTTTCCGCCTACTAATGTTTCAGGACTAGAGTGATCCAAAGCATCTACAATACCTTCTGAAATAAGAAGATTTTTTGGATCTATTCTATTAAGAATATACTCGGTTATCTTTTCATAATCTGTAAGTGCAGGAGCATCTTTGCCTACAAATATAGCATGCTTTACAAAACTCATCTGTCCCACACCCCAAAAAGCGTGCATGAACTGTTTTGCATGCCCTTTGTAATGAGGCTCCATCTGTGCTAGAATGAGGTTATGAAATACTCCATTTTCTGGCATATGATAATCAATAAGATCTGGTGCTGTAGTTTTAAGAAGCGGTAAAAATATACGCTCTGTTCCCCAACCCATATATTTGTCTTCAAGAGGCGGTTTACCAACAACAGTTGCCTGATAAACTGGATTTTCTTTCATTGTTATAGCAGTCACTTCCATAACAGGATATGGCTCTTTAAGCGTATAATAACCTGTATGATCACCAAAAGGGCCCTCAATCTCCAGCTTATTTGGATCCACCATACCTTCTATGACAATATCGGCATCTTCAGGAACCCAAATGTCATTGGTAATAGACTTTACAAGTTTTGCAGGTTCATTTCTTACAAAACCATATAAAAGCAGTTCAAAAATTCCATGCGGCAGTGGTGCTTGTCCACACCAAATGTAAAGTGGATCACCGCCGATAGCAACAGAAACTGGCATCATTTCGCCTGCATCTTTGTACTGATCAAAAAAGTGACTGGCATCTTTATGGATTTGCCAATGCATTCCTAAATGGTTTTTATCATACTGTTGCAGACGATACATGCCTAGGTTTTGCATCTTCCCATCTAGTGAGCGTGTATATACCTGTCCCATTGTTATAAAAGGACCACCATCTTCACTCCATGTTTTTAAAATAGGCAATTCATCCAAATCAATCTGTGATGTAGTCTTTATGATTTGTTGACAAAGTCCCCTCTGTTTAAGTCTTTTTGGAAAAACATTTTTTAGTGCAAAGAGTTTTGGAATTAAAGAGAGCTTCTCCATAAACCCTTGTGGTGGTTTCATATGCATTAACTCTTCTATCTCTTTAGCTATTGCATCAGGATGACGACCAAATATCTTTTGAGTTATCTCAAAATTTGCAAACATATTCATAACAACAGGCATACTATACTCAATGCCCTTTTCACGATTAACTGGCCGTTTAAACAGTAAAACCTTGGAATTATCTTTTTTAACTTCTACATAAGCAATATGAGCTATCTCAAGATTAATATCACAAGGCTCTTCAATTATTTTTAGATCGCCATCTCTCTCTAATCTATCCAACCACTCCTGCATTGTTGCCATTTAAAACCTCTCGCACCGTTCCTCTTTAAATGCCATTGCCTCAGCACGAGCCAAAAGCTCTTTAGCACCCTTTTCAATCATAATATCTGCCAATTTAGACCCTAAATCTTCAGCACTATTTTTATCAGCTTCCAGACTCTCTTCTAATATTTCAGTACCATCTGGTAAACCAACTTGAGCTCTTACTACAACATTATCATCATCTACTTTTGCATTAATTGCTATAGGAACTTGGCAACTGCCTTCTAACCTTGAAACAAAGTCTCTCTCAATTTTAGCAGCCAATGCAGAGTTTGGATCATTAAGTGTCTCAGCAATTTTTGCAACTTCAGGATCATCAATAATTTCTATTCCCAAAGATGCCTGTCCAGATGGAGGAATCATAATATCATCGCTAATAGGTTCTGCAAATGGTACACTTTCTAGCAGTCCTAAACGCTTCATTCCAACATATGCCAAAATAATAGCATCATACTCACCATCTGCTAGTTTACGAAGGCGCGTATTTACATTCCCTCGAAGATTTTTTATGCATAAATCAGGTCGCATACTTCGTAACTGCATCTGTCTGCGAAGACTTGTTGTTCCAACAACAGCACCTTCAGGTAAATCTTCTATATTTTTATATTTATGCGATAAAAATACATCTCTTACATCATCACGCTTTGTAATAGCAGCAAGTTTTAAGCCTGATGGTAACTCTGTTGGTACATCTTTAAGGCTGTGAACTGCTAAGTGTGCACCACCTGATAACATTACATCTTCTATCTCTTTAGTAAAAAGACCTTTCCCTCCTATAAGAGCTAGAGGTTTATCTAAAATCTTATCTCCTGTTGCAGTTATGACAGAAAACTCTATACTCATGTCAGGGAATTTTTTTTCCAACTCACTTTTTACATACTCTGCCTGCCACATTGCAAGCTGGCTTCCACGTGTTGCTATTATAAGTTTTTCCATTGTCATTACTTTTTAATAAATTGTTTATATTTATCGCGGGTAACATCTTTTTTACCATCAACAAAAATTGTTGGTGTACCTGTAACCAAAAGCTTACGAGCTGTAAGTCTATCTTTTAAAATTCTTTTATCTACCCAAGGTTCATGTATCTGTTTTGAAGATAGTTTATAACCTGTCTGTTTAGCAACAATATCTAAAATCTTTTTTTCATCTTTCAATTTAGCATCTATTTTTATTTTATACATTTTATCAATTATCTCATATTTACCCTCTTTTTGTGCCACTTCCATTATACGTACCAATGTTTCTGATGCTGGATGAATAGCTTTAAGAGGCAAGTGATAGTAGTAAAGTGCCATCTTTTCAGGATTATTTTTAACTGCTTTTAAAACTTCAGGTACATACATTCGGCAGAATGGACAAAGTGGATCTGAAAACAAGATCAATTTGTGAGCAGCATTTTCATTTCCATAAATAAGATTTGATTTATTATAAATATCTTTAGGCAATTTAGGTTGAATCATAGAGCGTACATCACGACCTGTTTTTCTATCTATAAGCTCAGAAGTGATCAAATTTTTACTAACAAAGAGTATATCTTCAAAATTGATTTGTCTTGTCTCTTTACCTCTTGTAAGGTTTATATCTAATCCTATGACATAAGCAGACCAACCTTTTATGCCAGGTATTGGAAGCTTGTCTACAACTTCAGCACTATTAATCTTTACATTTGGATTTCTATCTAGTTTCTTTTTTACATAATTTATAACATCACTGTCACCGCCTGCAATCGCTAGACTACTTGCGATCATCATGACGCTCAATGATTTCAACATCGATGACATCACACTCTCCTTCTTGAAATTGATCCGTTTTAATATTACTATTTTTCTCTCGTTTTGAAAGTCTGTTTACTATTAGGTTGGTAAATACTCCAAAATATAGCAGTATTCCTATAAAGTCAGTAAAAAAACCTGGAACAATAAGTAGTATTGCTCCAATAAGTGCAGACAAATTTTGTTTCTGAAATGTCTCAGGAGTAATTTCACCTTCTACCATAGCCCTGACATTTTCAAAAAAAGTATATCGAAAGTTTGTTAATAAAAGTAAACCTGCAAACGCACTTACAACAATTTCTATAAAGGTCCAAAAAGGACCTATAGCAGAGCCTATTTCAACAGAAACAAATGTTTCCAAAAAAAGGTAAATAAAAAAATAGATCATTGCATACTTTCTATAACACTATTTACAATATCATCAACCATCACATCTTTACGATTCAGTGTTGACCTTTCAATAAGCTCAACACACCCATCAGCCAATTTTTTACCAATAACTACAGCATAAGGAATACCTATAAGCTCAAAATCTTTCATTTTAAAACCAAATCTTTCTTTACGATCATCAAGAAGAACATCTACTCCCTTGGATTTTAAATCATTATAGATTTTCTCTCCTACCTCTTTTTGCTGTTCATCTTTTATATTCCCGATAATTACAACAACTTCAAATGGTGCAACTGGTACAGGCCAGATAGAGCCTTTCTCATCATGATGTTGTTCTATAATAGCAGCAAGAAGACGACTGACACCAATACCGTAAGTTCCCATAATAAATGGTCTATTCTTGCCGTTTTGGTCTAAAAACTCTGCCTTCAAAGGTTCAGAATAGCGAGTACCTAATTGAAAAATATGACCTACCTCAATCCCTTTTGTAAATTTCAGCTTTCCACCACATTTAGCACATTGGTCACCCTCTTTTGTCTGTGCAATATCTGCAAAATGCAAATCTTTTAAATTGGTTAAATTTGCACCAACTATATGGTAATCTTTTTCATTTGCACCACATATCATATGACTTGCATTTTTAAGTGTCTCATCAAACACCTTTTTTATATTTGGATGAGCAATCTCTTCATGAAATGGAGGTGTATCTTCCAATACTTTTGCATTTCGAATCAACTCTACCGGTCCCATAAATCCAGGAACCAATCCTGCTGCTTCAAGCTCTTCTTCAGATACATCTATTAGTTCATTTGCACCTACACTATTAGTAGCTTTAACCTCTTGAAGTTCATCACTTCCACGCAGGAAAAAGAGAATAATTTCACTCTTTCCTTCATCATAAAGAGCTTTTTTTGCAACTGTTTTGATTAAATAGTATGGATCAACACTGAAAAACTCAGATAAATCTTCAATTGTTTTAATATCTGGTGTACGGAACCGATTGAGTAGTGCTTCTGGTGCTTCAGCTTGTGAATCAGGTGTTTTACGCTTTGCAGCTTCAATATTAGCTGCATAATCACACCCATCACATACTACTATTGTATCTTCACCACTGTCAGCGAGAACCATAAACTCTTTACTTCCTTCACCGCCAATAGCTCCACTGTCAGCTTCAACAACACGAAAATCTAGCCCCATACGAGTAAAAATTTTTCTATAAGTCTCTTCCATCAGGTTAAATTCTCTAACCATATCTTCATGGCTATCATGAAAACTATAGCCATCTTTCATAATGAATTCTCGACCACGCATCAAACCAAATCTAGGTCTTGCTTCATCACGAAATTTAAGATTTATTTGGTAGAGATTTAGAGGAAGCTGTTTATAGCTATTTACAAACTGTTTTGCTAATTCTACCATCATCTCTTCATGTGTAGGTCCCAAAACAAACTCATTTGATTTTCTATCTTTAAAACGCAAAAGTTCAGCACCATACTTTTCATAACGACCACTCTTTTTCCAAAGCTCAGTTGGTGTTACAAACCCAAGTTGAACCTCTTGGCAACCTGCATTGTCAAGCTCTTCTTTAATAATTGTTTTCACTTTATCCAAAACTTTTTTTCCAAGTGGTAAAAAATCATACACACCACTGGCTACTTGGTAAATAAATCCACCTCTTACCAAGTAAATATGACTAGGAAGTACAGCATCTTTTGGTGCTTCTTTAAGTGTTGGAATCAAAAGTTTTGAAAATCTCATCTTACATCATCCTTCATAATAAATTCGCATTTATATTTATCCATCATTTTTACTTCAGTATCTATATTAAAAACATATTTCATAGCTTCAATGACTGTATCGGCACGAGGTTGTTCAGCAACTTCTCTTAACTGTTTTGTAGGAGTATGTAAAAAATTATTAAATGCATTGTGAACAAGCTTTTCTACATTTTTTCTTGTTTCAGGTGGTATGAACCCTTTTTTTATAGCCCTTTCAACTTCTTTCATTGCTGACTCTTTTGCACGTTCTCTTATATCTTTAATTAAAGGATCTATCATTAATGTTTGTAACCACTTGAAAAAATCCATTGTATAGCGGCCTACAATTTCATACGCTTTTCTTGCCTGTTCTCTACGCATAGAGAGATTTGTATTTACAATCTCCTGCAGATCATCTACAGCATAAATATTGATACTTTTATCCTTGACTATTTCAATATCTCTTGGTACTGCAAGGTCAAACCAATAACGCTCAAATTGAGACTCATCTACCATTTCATCTGTAATAATAGGGTGAGGCGCACCTGTGGCACTAAAAAGAAGCCTATATCTGTTTATATATTCAGGCAGAGAATGAAATGGTTCTACATCAATTCTCTCTCCAATTGACTTGGCAATATTTTTTGCTCTCTCCATAGAACGATTAAAAATGATTACATTACAGCCACTAGCAACCAAATGTTTTGCTACAATTTCACTCATCTCACCGGCACCAACTACCAAGCCTGTATACCCCCCAAGGTTCCCACCCATAACCTCTTTTGCTTGAGAAACTGCAGCACTTGCAACAGAAACAGGACTTTTAGATATGCTTGTACAGTTTCTAACTTCTGCAGCACATTTAAAAGCAAAATGAATGAGTCTTGAAAGCTTTTGAGAACAAAATCCATTTTCATATGCAAAACGAAATGCATCTTTAAGCTGTCCGGCAATCTGTGTCTCTCCCACAACGAGACTATCTAAAGAAGATGCTACTGCAAAAACATGATGCACAGCACCTTCATCTTCATAAACATCAGCTCGACCTTCAAGCTCTTCAATTGAGAGACCGCTATGTAAATGAAGAGTTCCAAATACTGCATGCAATGCTTCTGAAGGATTTGAGGTACTTATAATAAATTCAACACGGTTGCAAGTTGATAGCAATATAGCTTCGTTTATACTCTTTACATTTAATACTTTTTCAAGTGATTTTTTCTTTTGCTCATCATTTGAAAATGCAAGTTTTTCCCGTACAGCTATATCTGTATTTTTATGAGAGTAGCTAACAACAATATACTGCATTAAAAATCCCTTTCAATCATAGCAGTAACAATATCAGCCAGTGAATCTTGACATTCGTTTTTCATTAGAGTTACTGCTTCATCACCCAATTTTTTGGCATAAGAGTAAGATTTTTTCAAAGCACCTGTCTCTTCCATTACTTTACGTATCCATATCTTTTGATCTTCTGTAAGTTTTGCTCCGTGTAAGCTTAGAAGTTTTGCTTTATTATTTTCATCTAAAGCTTCATAAAGATAGATATATGGTAAAGTAGTTTTACCCTCTTCATAATCTGCCATAGCCGGTTTTCCAAGCTGTTCAGAGGTGCTTGTTATATCAAGAATATCATCAATTATTTGAAATGCTATTCCAAGATTACGACCATATGTTGCATAAACCTCTTTATCTTTCCCAGCTAAAATTGCAGCAGATGAGGCACTAGCTTCAATCAATGCAGCTGTTTTTTGATAAATCATTTTCATATAAGCATCTATGTCAGGATTAAATTTGTCAGAAAGTCTTACATCCATGAGTTCACCAATACTTAATTGAGTAACAGCACTAGCAATAATGGATGAAATATCTTTTTTAAATGAGACAAGCTCTTCAAAGCCTTTTGAATAGAGAATATCTCCCATCATCACCGCTTGTTTGCTTCCTTCGGTAGCATTCAGTGACGTTACACCTCTTCTTGTCATTGCCTCATCTATAACATCATCATGAAGCAAACTTGCAGCATGAATCATCTCTATAACAGCAGCAAGCTTGATAGACTCATCACTCATTCCAGCAACTTTTAAAACTAGTTTTGCCCTTAATCTTTTACCTTTGGGTAGTAAAGAAAAAAGCTCTTTGATAGTTTTATTCTCTAATTCATCTATCCATAGTTGCATTTGTGACTCAACACGTTCAAGCATTACTTACTGTCCTTGTTTAAAATAAATTTCACTATTATCAAATGTTTGCATTAACAAGTCAAACCATGCTTCTTTCTTTTCCTCATCATATGCTTTAAAGACTAAAAGGGCATATGGAGTCTCAAGAGGTTTATATAAAGCATCTTTTGGCTTTGGAAAAAGA from Hydrogenimonas thermophila includes the following:
- the hemA gene encoding glutamyl-tRNA reductase, with translation MQYIVVSYSHKNTDIAVREKLAFSNDEQKKKSLEKVLNVKSINEAILLSTCNRVEFIISTSNPSEALHAVFGTLHLHSGLSIEELEGRADVYEDEGAVHHVFAVASSLDSLVVGETQIAGQLKDAFRFAYENGFCSQKLSRLIHFAFKCAAEVRNCTSISKSPVSVASAAVSQAKEVMGGNLGGYTGLVVGAGEMSEIVAKHLVASGCNVIIFNRSMERAKNIAKSIGERIDVEPFHSLPEYINRYRLLFSATGAPHPIITDEMVDESQFERYWFDLAVPRDIEIVKDKSINIYAVDDLQEIVNTNLSMRREQARKAYEIVGRYTMDFFKWLQTLMIDPLIKDIRERAKESAMKEVERAIKKGFIPPETRKNVEKLVHNAFNNFLHTPTKQLREVAEQPRADTVIEAMKYVFNIDTEVKMMDKYKCEFIMKDDVR
- a CDS encoding polyprenyl synthetase family protein, with the protein product MLERVESQMQLWIDELENKTIKELFSLLPKGKRLRAKLVLKVAGMSDESIKLAAVIEMIHAASLLHDDVIDEAMTRRGVTSLNATEGSKQAVMMGDILYSKGFEELVSFKKDISSIIASAVTQLSIGELMDVRLSDKFNPDIDAYMKMIYQKTAALIEASASSAAILAGKDKEVYATYGRNLGIAFQIIDDILDITSTSEQLGKPAMADYEEGKTTLPYIYLYEALDENNKAKLLSLHGAKLTEDQKIWIRKVMEETGALKKSYSYAKKLGDEAVTLMKNECQDSLADIVTAMIERDF
- a CDS encoding proline--tRNA ligase, which translates into the protein MRFSKLLIPTLKEAPKDAVLPSHIYLVRGGFIYQVASGVYDFLPLGKKVLDKVKTIIKEELDNAGCQEVQLGFVTPTELWKKSGRYEKYGAELLRFKDRKSNEFVLGPTHEEMMVELAKQFVNSYKQLPLNLYQINLKFRDEARPRFGLMRGREFIMKDGYSFHDSHEDMVREFNLMEETYRKIFTRMGLDFRVVEADSGAIGGEGSKEFMVLADSGEDTIVVCDGCDYAANIEAAKRKTPDSQAEAPEALLNRFRTPDIKTIEDLSEFFSVDPYYLIKTVAKKALYDEGKSEIILFFLRGSDELQEVKATNSVGANELIDVSEEELEAAGLVPGFMGPVELIRNAKVLEDTPPFHEEIAHPNIKKVFDETLKNASHMICGANEKDYHIVGANLTNLKDLHFADIAQTKEGDQCAKCGGKLKFTKGIEVGHIFQLGTRYSEPLKAEFLDQNGKNRPFIMGTYGIGVSRLLAAIIEQHHDEKGSIWPVPVAPFEVVVIIGNIKDEQQKEVGEKIYNDLKSKGVDVLLDDRKERFGFKMKDFELIGIPYAVVIGKKLADGCVELIERSTLNRKDVMVDDIVNSVIESMQ
- a CDS encoding DsbA family protein, whose amino-acid sequence is MSSMLKSLSVMMIASSLAIAGGDSDVINYVKKKLDRNPNVKINSAEVVDKLPIPGIKGWSAYVIGLDINLTRGKETRQINFEDILFVSKNLITSELIDRKTGRDVRSMIQPKLPKDIYNKSNLIYGNENAAHKLILFSDPLCPFCRMYVPEVLKAVKNNPEKMALYYYHLPLKAIHPASETLVRIMEVAQKEGKYEIIDKMYKIKIDAKLKDEKKILDIVAKQTGYKLSSKQIHEPWVDKRILKDRLTARKLLVTGTPTIFVDGKKDVTRDKYKQFIKK
- a CDS encoding FxsA family protein → MIYFFIYLFLETFVSVEIGSAIGPFWTFIEIVVSAFAGLLLLTNFRYTFFENVRAMVEGEITPETFQKQNLSALIGAILLIVPGFFTDFIGILLYFGVFTNLIVNRLSKREKNSNIKTDQFQEGECDVIDVEIIERHDDRK
- the hemC gene encoding hydroxymethylbilane synthase, which codes for MEKLIIATRGSQLAMWQAEYVKSELEKKFPDMSIEFSVITATGDKILDKPLALIGGKGLFTKEIEDVMLSGGAHLAVHSLKDVPTELPSGLKLAAITKRDDVRDVFLSHKYKNIEDLPEGAVVGTTSLRRQMQLRSMRPDLCIKNLRGNVNTRLRKLADGEYDAIILAYVGMKRLGLLESVPFAEPISDDIMIPPSGQASLGIEIIDDPEVAKIAETLNDPNSALAAKIERDFVSRLEGSCQVPIAINAKVDDDNVVVRAQVGLPDGTEILEESLEADKNSAEDLGSKLADIMIEKGAKELLARAEAMAFKEERCERF
- a CDS encoding FlgO family outer membrane protein, with protein sequence MKKIVMIFIFVAILFNISFSESIKYNNENGKNSSIYVREIALSIADQFNKDKISEYIKSKTLVILSIVNVNNYRQASNFGRYISEDLIHAMKINGFNILDYKATNSIIMNKKGEYLFSRDIKNLKKERNITYALSGTYTIYKDSVTINCRIIDISSGVVVSTAQITVPKMILKKMDYYYYN
- a CDS encoding menaquinone biosynthesis decarboxylase, producing the protein MQEWLDRLERDGDLKIIEEPCDINLEIAHIAYVEVKKDNSKVLLFKRPVNREKGIEYSMPVVMNMFANFEITQKIFGRHPDAIAKEIEELMHMKPPQGFMEKLSLIPKLFALKNVFPKRLKQRGLCQQIIKTTSQIDLDELPILKTWSEDGGPFITMGQVYTRSLDGKMQNLGMYRLQQYDKNHLGMHWQIHKDASHFFDQYKDAGEMMPVSVAIGGDPLYIWCGQAPLPHGIFELLLYGFVRNEPAKLVKSITNDIWVPEDADIVIEGMVDPNKLEIEGPFGDHTGYYTLKEPYPVMEVTAITMKENPVYQATVVGKPPLEDKYMGWGTERIFLPLLKTTAPDLIDYHMPENGVFHNLILAQMEPHYKGHAKQFMHAFWGVGQMSFVKHAIFVGKDAPALTDYEKITEYILNRIDPKNLLISEGIVDALDHSSPETLVGGKLGCDCTGAEVSSSVDDLLDDAALLEKIRSFDTDVKALKQYGIHTKNPVCVIAYKKNRAVKELFDKISNLSSHIKILVVVDEECNDIENPYMLVWRVTNNIDAGRDIRVDPFIMIDATNKNELDGYNREWPGDVLCDKDVLNQLKQKGLIDIDENFEKRFYL